The following are encoded in a window of Salinibacter ruber DSM 13855 genomic DNA:
- a CDS encoding CBS domain-containing protein gives MKVREAIHSATPALQSSDSVEKALGLLMEHHVRHLPVVNEDGRLAGIIAEERLMDADGPASSIGALLVGRPVSVPPDAHIFDAARMMVKHDLSTVPVAGSEGQYHGLLRRHDIFDQFAQMLSTRERGAILALEVDPRDYALSKLIHVIEQNEAKVLAVASELPETSTDDIRVTLKLNVKDTSRVRHVLEHNDYHVVAAFGEEGEELEELVDEFVRYLEV, from the coding sequence ATGAAAGTACGAGAGGCCATCCATTCCGCCACTCCCGCCCTCCAGAGCTCCGACTCGGTGGAAAAGGCCCTGGGGCTGCTCATGGAGCATCACGTGCGTCACCTGCCGGTCGTGAACGAGGACGGACGGCTGGCCGGCATCATTGCCGAGGAGCGACTGATGGACGCCGACGGGCCTGCCTCATCCATCGGGGCGTTGCTGGTCGGGCGGCCCGTGAGTGTGCCGCCGGACGCGCACATCTTCGACGCGGCGCGCATGATGGTCAAGCACGACCTCAGCACCGTGCCGGTGGCCGGTTCGGAGGGGCAGTACCACGGGCTTCTCCGCCGGCACGACATCTTCGACCAGTTTGCGCAGATGCTGTCGACCCGCGAACGGGGGGCCATCCTGGCCCTGGAGGTCGACCCGCGCGACTACGCCCTGTCGAAGCTCATCCACGTCATCGAACAGAACGAGGCGAAGGTGCTGGCCGTCGCCTCGGAGCTGCCGGAGACCTCGACGGACGACATCCGCGTCACGCTCAAGCTTAACGTGAAGGACACCTCCCGCGTCCGGCACGTCCTGGAGCACAACGACTACCACGTCGTGGCGGCCTTCGGGGAGGAAGGGGAGGAGCTGGAGGAGCTGGTCGACGAGTTCGTGCGGTACCTGGAGGTGTAG
- the gyrB gene encoding DNA topoisomerase (ATP-hydrolyzing) subunit B translates to MSETTDLPDRAISDYAASNIQVLEGLEAVRKRPSMYIGDVGLRGLHHLVYEVLDNSIDEAMAGHCDEIGVEIYEDGSVSIEDNGRGIPVDQHPAEDRSALEVVMTVLHAGGKFDKDSYQVSGGLHGVGVSVVNALASRFEVTVWRDGSVWEQNYLCGVPEDPVRRVRPMEAGEETGTRIRFWPDGDIFKTTEFRFETLSDRLRELAFLNAGVRIRVEDHREEDKGLARETYHSEEGIIGFVDYLDEARDSILDETIYIAETDGEVPVELAMQYNDEYNKNVLSFVNNINTHEGGTHVTGFRRALTRTLKRYAQKNDMLSDLKFDLSGDDFREGLTAVLSVKVSEPQFEGQTKTKLGNSDVQGIVESLINTELGRWLEDHPDQAERIIEKVIQAAEARAAARKARELVQRKDAFSGGSLPGKLADCSSRDPEEGELYLVEGDSAGGSAKQARDRHFQAILPLRGKILNVEKARLDRILEHDQIQNIVTALGTGLTSTEEEFNMNEMRYHKIVMMTDADVDGAHIRSLLLTFFYRQLRPLIEKGNIYIALPPLYRIQNGSQEIYCWSDEEMQTRMAELRADGNSPSMQRYKGLGEMNPEQLWTTTMNPETRKIQQVTIQDAAAADRLFSTLMGDSVEPRREFIERNAKYATIDA, encoded by the coding sequence ATGAGCGAGACCACCGACCTTCCGGATCGCGCAATCAGCGACTACGCGGCGTCCAACATCCAGGTGCTAGAGGGCCTGGAGGCCGTGCGCAAGCGCCCCTCCATGTACATCGGCGACGTAGGCCTGCGGGGGCTGCACCACCTCGTCTACGAGGTGCTCGACAACTCGATCGACGAGGCGATGGCCGGCCACTGCGACGAGATTGGGGTCGAGATCTACGAGGACGGCTCGGTGTCGATCGAGGACAACGGGCGCGGCATTCCCGTCGACCAGCACCCGGCGGAGGACCGCTCGGCCCTGGAGGTGGTGATGACCGTGCTCCACGCCGGGGGCAAGTTCGACAAGGACAGCTACCAGGTGTCCGGCGGGCTGCACGGCGTGGGGGTGTCGGTCGTGAACGCGCTGGCCTCCCGGTTTGAGGTGACCGTCTGGCGCGACGGGTCGGTCTGGGAGCAGAACTACCTGTGCGGGGTGCCGGAGGACCCGGTGCGCAGGGTGCGCCCGATGGAGGCGGGGGAGGAGACCGGCACGCGCATCCGATTCTGGCCGGACGGGGACATCTTCAAGACGACGGAGTTTCGGTTCGAGACGCTTTCGGACCGCCTGCGCGAGCTGGCCTTCCTGAACGCGGGGGTGCGCATCCGCGTCGAGGACCACCGCGAGGAGGACAAGGGCCTGGCCCGCGAGACGTACCACTCGGAGGAGGGGATCATCGGGTTCGTGGACTACCTCGACGAGGCGCGCGACTCCATTCTCGACGAGACGATCTACATCGCCGAGACGGACGGGGAGGTGCCGGTGGAACTGGCCATGCAGTACAACGACGAGTACAACAAGAACGTCCTCTCCTTCGTCAACAACATCAACACGCACGAGGGGGGCACGCACGTCACGGGCTTCCGGCGCGCCCTGACGCGGACGCTGAAGCGCTACGCCCAGAAGAACGACATGCTGAGCGACCTCAAGTTCGACCTGTCGGGCGACGACTTCCGGGAGGGGCTCACGGCGGTGCTCTCGGTGAAGGTGTCGGAGCCGCAGTTCGAGGGCCAGACGAAGACGAAGCTCGGCAACTCGGACGTACAGGGCATCGTCGAGTCGCTCATCAACACCGAGCTGGGCCGCTGGCTGGAGGACCACCCCGACCAGGCGGAGCGCATCATCGAGAAGGTGATCCAGGCGGCGGAGGCGCGGGCGGCGGCCCGCAAGGCGCGCGAACTGGTGCAGCGCAAGGACGCGTTTTCGGGGGGCAGTCTGCCCGGCAAGCTGGCCGACTGCTCCTCGCGCGATCCGGAAGAAGGGGAGCTCTACCTCGTGGAGGGCGACTCGGCGGGCGGCTCGGCCAAGCAGGCACGCGACCGCCACTTCCAGGCCATCCTGCCCCTGCGCGGCAAGATCCTGAACGTGGAGAAGGCCCGTCTCGACCGCATCCTGGAGCACGATCAGATCCAGAACATCGTCACGGCCCTCGGGACCGGCCTCACGTCCACCGAGGAGGAGTTCAACATGAACGAGATGCGGTACCACAAGATCGTGATGATGACCGACGCGGACGTGGACGGGGCCCACATCCGGTCGCTGCTCCTCACCTTCTTCTACCGCCAGCTGCGCCCCCTCATTGAGAAGGGCAACATCTACATCGCCCTGCCGCCGCTCTACCGAATTCAGAACGGCAGCCAGGAGATCTACTGCTGGTCCGACGAGGAGATGCAGACGCGCATGGCCGAGCTGCGGGCCGACGGCAACAGCCCCAGCATGCAGCGCTACAAGGGCCTCGGCGAGATGAACCCGGAGCAGCTCTGGACCACCACCATGAACCCGGAGACGCGCAAGATTCAGCAGGTGACCATCCAGGACGCCGCCGCGGCCGACCGGCTGTTTTCCACCCTCATGGGCGACTCGGTGGAGCCCCGCCGCGAGTTCATCGAGCGCAACGCCAAGTACGCGACGATCGACGCGTAG
- the katG gene encoding catalase/peroxidase HPI, with protein MPETSREWWPGSLDVEILDQNAQDVGPWNGDFDYAEAFQELDYEALKEDIEEVMTTSKDWWPADYGHYGPLFIRMSWHAAGTYRTTDGRGGSSGGRQRLAPLNSWPDNANLDKARRLLWPVKQKYGRKISWADLLVLAGNVAMESMGFETFGFAGGREDDFKPDESIDWGPEDEMETWGRFNEEDELDNPLGATVMGLIYVNPEGPESTPDPEWSAQRIRKSFGRMAMNDRETAALIAGGHTFGKVHGADTDEHLQAEPEAAPIEQQGLGWHNEHGSGKGGDTITSGIEGPWTDAPTEWDMGYLDFLLDYEWEVHKGPGGAWQWRPKSDELKGVVPDAHDASETVDPMMLTTDVALKRDPDYREIIEDFRENPDAFEDAFARAWFKLLHRDMGPKERYLGPEVPEEDLIWQDPVPDADHDLIGDEEIAELKEAILETDLSVSRLVKTAWASASTYRDSDKRGGANGARIRLEPHRNWEANEPPQLAHALEVLTGIQKNFNDARTDDVRVSLADLIVLGGSAAIEKAAADAGHDVEVPFTPGRTDATQEQTDVEAFEYLEPKADGFRNYIADDPWQDWTPEEFLVDKADLLNLTPAETTVLVGGMRALDATHEQADGYGVFTDRPETLNNDYFVNLLDMGHEWDPVSEDKQHFKIRDRDTGEVKWKATRVDLIFGSNSRFRALSQVYGSGDAEEKFVDDFVDAWTKVMNLDRFDLE; from the coding sequence ATGCCCGAGACGAGCCGCGAGTGGTGGCCCGGCAGCCTGGACGTTGAGATTCTCGACCAGAACGCGCAGGACGTCGGTCCCTGGAATGGGGACTTCGACTACGCAGAGGCCTTTCAGGAGCTCGACTACGAGGCCCTGAAGGAAGACATCGAGGAGGTCATGACGACCTCGAAGGACTGGTGGCCGGCCGACTACGGCCACTACGGGCCGCTCTTCATTCGGATGTCGTGGCACGCCGCGGGCACGTACCGCACGACCGACGGGCGCGGGGGCTCGTCCGGCGGCCGTCAGCGCCTGGCCCCCCTCAACAGCTGGCCCGACAACGCGAACCTCGACAAGGCCCGGCGGCTGCTCTGGCCCGTTAAGCAGAAGTACGGGCGGAAGATCTCCTGGGCGGACCTGCTGGTGCTGGCCGGCAACGTCGCCATGGAATCGATGGGGTTTGAGACGTTTGGCTTTGCCGGCGGCCGGGAGGACGACTTCAAGCCCGACGAGTCCATCGACTGGGGGCCCGAAGACGAGATGGAGACCTGGGGGCGGTTCAACGAAGAAGACGAACTCGACAACCCGCTCGGTGCAACCGTGATGGGCCTCATCTACGTAAATCCGGAGGGACCGGAGAGCACCCCGGACCCGGAGTGGTCGGCCCAGCGGATCCGTAAATCCTTCGGCCGGATGGCGATGAACGACCGGGAGACGGCCGCCCTCATCGCCGGCGGGCACACATTCGGGAAGGTCCACGGCGCCGACACCGACGAGCACCTCCAGGCCGAGCCCGAGGCCGCTCCCATCGAACAGCAGGGCCTCGGCTGGCACAACGAGCACGGTTCCGGCAAGGGCGGCGACACGATTACCAGTGGCATCGAGGGCCCCTGGACCGACGCCCCGACCGAGTGGGACATGGGCTACCTCGACTTCCTGCTCGATTACGAGTGGGAGGTCCACAAGGGCCCCGGCGGCGCGTGGCAGTGGCGCCCGAAGAGCGATGAGCTGAAGGGGGTCGTGCCGGACGCCCACGACGCGTCGGAGACGGTAGACCCTATGATGCTCACGACCGACGTGGCCCTGAAGCGGGACCCGGACTACCGGGAAATCATCGAGGACTTCCGCGAAAACCCGGATGCGTTTGAGGACGCGTTCGCACGGGCCTGGTTCAAGCTGCTGCACCGCGACATGGGCCCGAAGGAGCGATACCTCGGTCCGGAGGTCCCGGAAGAAGACCTGATCTGGCAGGACCCCGTGCCCGATGCCGACCACGACCTGATCGGCGACGAGGAGATCGCCGAGCTGAAGGAGGCGATCCTGGAGACCGATCTGTCCGTCTCCCGCCTGGTCAAAACCGCCTGGGCGTCGGCGTCGACCTACCGGGACAGCGACAAGCGCGGAGGGGCGAATGGCGCGCGCATTCGCCTGGAGCCGCACCGGAACTGGGAGGCCAACGAGCCGCCCCAGCTGGCCCACGCCCTGGAGGTGCTGACGGGCATCCAGAAAAACTTCAACGACGCGCGGACCGACGACGTGCGGGTGTCGCTGGCCGACCTGATCGTCCTGGGCGGCAGCGCCGCCATCGAGAAGGCCGCGGCGGACGCGGGCCACGACGTGGAGGTGCCCTTCACCCCCGGCCGCACCGACGCCACGCAGGAGCAGACCGACGTCGAGGCGTTTGAGTACCTCGAGCCGAAGGCGGACGGCTTCCGCAACTACATCGCCGACGACCCGTGGCAAGACTGGACCCCCGAAGAGTTTCTGGTGGACAAGGCCGATCTGCTCAACCTGACGCCCGCCGAGACCACGGTCCTCGTCGGCGGCATGCGCGCGCTGGACGCCACCCACGAGCAGGCCGACGGGTACGGCGTTTTCACCGACCGCCCGGAGACGCTGAACAACGACTACTTCGTGAACCTGCTCGACATGGGTCACGAGTGGGATCCGGTTTCGGAGGACAAGCAGCACTTCAAAATCCGAGACCGGGACACCGGTGAGGTCAAGTGGAAGGCCACCCGCGTGGACCTGATCTTCGGGTCCAACTCCCGGTTCCGGGCGCTGTCGCAGGTCTACGGGTCCGGCGACGCGGAAGAGAAGTTCGTCGACGACTTCGTAGACGCCTGGACGAAGGTAATGAACCTCGACCGGTTCGATCTTGAGTAG
- a CDS encoding glycoside hydrolase family 13 protein — translation MRRLLAAVLLLLACPALVLAQAPEIDRIDPPFWWVDMERPTVELMVYGENLATTRVEIGTHPGVTLDRVTEVENPNYLFVRLRIGDTATPGTIPLHFRHDAGTLTRSFELRPRRTGTYAQGFSSEDVIYLLMPDRFANGAPENDSIPGFLEGVDRSDPDARHGGDFAGIREHLDYIDDLGMTALWMTPIFENDMPPEYGAYHGYAATDMYRVDPRFGSNDTFRRLVESAHERDLKVIMDMIHNHIGDRHWWMDDPPTGDWVHDFDKYGTTNYEGAAVIDPYAAEHDREQLTDAWFVPSMPDLNQDNELLATYLIQNTLWWIESTGIDGIRMDTYFYADKDYMTRWTSAVLEEYPDFNIVGESWVPTVPHEAYWQDDFQAHPDDYDSDLPSVTDFPLSFAMQDAFAPDGGGVYDLYRTLAQDHVYPAPNKLVTFLDNHDLTRFFSVVDEDEDAFKLAYAFLMTTRGIPQVYYATELMQPMLDVEGDGAKRPDMPGGWPGDARSVFTEEGRTARENRAHDFVTTLTTWREDADVVHHGGLTHYIPQDDTYVYFRHDADDTVMVVLNNAEESRTLALDRFEERIQGHTAGRDVISGATVALGDSLTVPARTPMVLELRK, via the coding sequence ATGCGACGCCTCCTCGCCGCCGTCCTGCTCCTGCTCGCCTGCCCCGCCCTCGTTCTGGCACAGGCGCCCGAGATCGACCGCATCGACCCGCCCTTCTGGTGGGTCGACATGGAGCGGCCGACCGTCGAGCTGATGGTCTACGGCGAGAACCTCGCCACGACGCGAGTGGAGATTGGGACTCACCCCGGCGTGACGCTGGACCGGGTGACGGAGGTCGAGAACCCCAACTATCTTTTCGTTCGCCTCCGCATCGGCGACACGGCCACGCCCGGCACGATCCCGCTCCACTTCCGCCACGACGCCGGGACGCTCACCCGCAGCTTTGAACTCCGCCCGCGCCGCACCGGCACATACGCCCAGGGCTTCTCCAGTGAGGACGTGATCTACCTCCTCATGCCGGATCGGTTCGCAAACGGCGCCCCCGAAAACGACTCGATCCCCGGCTTTTTGGAGGGGGTCGACCGCTCCGACCCCGACGCGCGCCACGGCGGGGACTTCGCCGGCATCCGCGAGCACCTCGACTACATCGACGACCTGGGCATGACGGCCCTCTGGATGACGCCCATTTTCGAGAACGACATGCCCCCCGAATACGGCGCCTACCACGGCTACGCGGCCACCGACATGTATCGGGTGGACCCGCGCTTCGGGAGCAACGACACGTTCCGGCGGCTCGTGGAAAGCGCCCACGAGCGGGACCTGAAGGTGATCATGGACATGATCCACAACCACATCGGCGACCGGCACTGGTGGATGGACGACCCGCCGACCGGCGATTGGGTCCACGACTTCGACAAATACGGCACCACCAACTACGAGGGCGCCGCCGTCATCGACCCGTACGCCGCCGAGCACGACCGCGAGCAGCTGACGGACGCCTGGTTTGTCCCCTCCATGCCCGACCTCAACCAGGACAACGAGCTGCTCGCCACCTACCTGATTCAGAACACGCTCTGGTGGATCGAGTCGACCGGCATCGACGGCATCCGGATGGACACCTACTTCTACGCCGACAAGGACTACATGACGCGCTGGACGTCGGCCGTGCTGGAGGAGTACCCCGACTTCAACATCGTGGGCGAGAGCTGGGTGCCCACCGTGCCCCACGAGGCCTACTGGCAGGACGACTTCCAGGCCCACCCCGACGACTACGACTCGGACCTGCCGAGCGTCACCGACTTCCCGCTCAGCTTTGCGATGCAGGACGCCTTCGCCCCCGACGGCGGGGGCGTCTACGACCTCTACCGGACGCTCGCCCAGGACCACGTCTACCCCGCGCCCAACAAGCTCGTGACCTTCCTCGACAACCACGACCTCACCCGGTTTTTCTCCGTCGTGGACGAGGACGAGGACGCCTTCAAGCTGGCGTATGCATTTCTCATGACCACGCGCGGCATCCCGCAGGTCTACTACGCCACCGAGCTGATGCAGCCGATGCTGGACGTGGAGGGCGACGGCGCGAAGCGGCCCGACATGCCCGGCGGCTGGCCCGGCGACGCGCGGAGCGTGTTCACCGAGGAGGGCCGCACGGCCCGCGAGAACCGGGCGCACGACTTCGTGACCACCCTGACGACGTGGCGCGAGGACGCCGACGTGGTTCATCACGGCGGCCTCACCCACTACATCCCGCAGGACGATACCTACGTCTACTTCCGCCACGACGCCGACGACACGGTGATGGTCGTCCTCAACAACGCAGAGGAGTCGCGCACCCTCGCCCTCGATCGCTTCGAGGAGCGCATCCAGGGCCACACGGCGGGCCGTGACGTGATCAGCGGGGCGACCGTGGCGCTCGGGGACTCCCTCACGGTGCCCGCACGGACCCCGATGGTCTTGGAGCTTCGGAAGTGA
- the hflX gene encoding GTPase HflX, with protein sequence MFTPEHKTEDAETAIIVGVITPQESRWEVRDHLNELEHLARTAGADVTDRLTQSLNSPSPATFIGSGKVKELARLTKERDSDLVISDDELSPVQVKNIEKKIDCKLLDRTGLILDIFASRAQTRAAKTQVELAQLGYLRSRLTRRWTHLSRQEGGIGTKGPGEKQIEMDRRIIDKRMAKLREKLDEIDRQRTTQRKGREGYTTASLVGYTNAGKSTLLNALADEDLEAEDRLFATLDATTRTVELDSNKEVLMSDTVGFIRKLPHRLIESFRSTLDEVRESDVLIHVVDVTHPNYEEQMRVVAETLGELEARDKPTLVVFNKIDAMEDRTLLRRLRRNHPDAVFASALRGIGLETLKEDLLDLIEQDYVERVAYIPVSEPEVIAQVHRLGDVIEESYEYAENGGLESLNGEVEGAQAVARIHFRAAPRNDARLQEALDPRGALRPAETEEPVLNA encoded by the coding sequence TTGTTTACCCCTGAGCACAAGACCGAAGACGCCGAAACGGCCATCATCGTCGGGGTCATCACGCCCCAGGAGTCGCGCTGGGAAGTGCGCGATCACCTCAACGAGTTGGAGCACCTCGCCCGCACGGCCGGGGCCGACGTCACCGACCGGCTGACGCAGTCGCTCAACAGCCCGAGCCCGGCCACCTTCATCGGCTCCGGAAAGGTGAAGGAACTGGCGCGCCTCACGAAAGAGCGGGACTCGGACCTCGTCATCTCCGACGACGAGCTGTCGCCCGTCCAGGTTAAGAACATCGAAAAGAAGATTGACTGCAAGCTGCTCGACCGGACGGGGCTTATCCTCGACATTTTTGCCAGTCGGGCGCAGACGCGAGCGGCCAAGACGCAGGTGGAGCTCGCGCAGCTCGGCTACCTCCGCTCCCGCCTCACGCGGCGCTGGACCCACCTCTCGCGGCAGGAAGGCGGGATCGGCACGAAGGGGCCCGGCGAGAAGCAGATTGAGATGGACCGCCGCATCATCGACAAGCGCATGGCGAAGCTGCGCGAGAAGCTCGACGAGATCGATCGGCAGCGCACGACCCAGCGCAAGGGCCGCGAGGGATACACCACCGCCTCGCTCGTCGGCTACACGAACGCGGGCAAGTCCACCCTTCTCAACGCCCTGGCCGACGAGGACCTCGAGGCCGAAGACCGCCTCTTCGCCACGCTCGACGCGACCACCCGCACCGTGGAGCTGGACTCGAACAAGGAGGTCCTGATGTCCGACACCGTCGGGTTCATCCGGAAGCTGCCCCACCGCCTCATCGAGAGCTTCAGAAGCACCCTCGACGAGGTGCGCGAGAGCGACGTGCTCATCCACGTGGTGGACGTGACGCACCCGAACTACGAGGAGCAGATGCGGGTGGTGGCCGAGACCCTGGGCGAGCTGGAGGCCCGCGACAAGCCGACCCTCGTGGTGTTCAATAAGATCGACGCGATGGAGGACCGGACGTTGCTCCGCCGCCTCCGGCGCAACCACCCGGACGCGGTGTTCGCGTCCGCCCTTCGCGGCATCGGCCTGGAGACGCTGAAAGAAGACCTCCTTGACCTCATCGAGCAGGACTACGTGGAGCGGGTGGCGTACATTCCGGTGAGCGAGCCGGAGGTCATCGCGCAGGTGCACCGGCTCGGCGATGTCATCGAGGAGAGCTACGAGTACGCCGAGAATGGGGGGCTGGAATCGTTGAACGGAGAGGTGGAGGGGGCCCAGGCCGTGGCGCGCATCCACTTCCGTGCCGCCCCGCGCAACGACGCCCGCCTCCAGGAGGCCCTGGATCCCCGCGGGGCGCTCCGGCCGGCCGAGACCGAAGAGCCGGTCCTGAATGCCTGA
- a CDS encoding glycosyltransferase family 2 protein gives MSIVVPAYEEAQSLPELADGVRAACEEAGLSFRLWIIDDGSRDETWEVVRGLCEDDPRVAGVRFRRNYGKSAALAVGFDRVQGRYVATMDADLQDDPDEIPALIDKLEEGGHDLVSGWKKDRKDPLRKTLPSRFFNWVTRLFSGLPLHDFNCGLKVYRRPVVKSIDVYGELHRYIPLLAKWEGYDRVAEKEVQHHPRKYGTTKFGVERFIQGFLDLITVVFLTRYAVRPMHFFGSMGTVAFALGFLVSLWLSFDKLVLGHPIGDRPLLLLGVLLILFGSQMFTTGLLGEMIIRPRMEDPSTYEVAEATGLADEAADVLEG, from the coding sequence TTGTCCATCGTCGTGCCGGCGTACGAGGAGGCCCAGTCGCTCCCCGAGCTCGCCGACGGGGTGCGGGCGGCGTGTGAAGAGGCGGGACTCTCGTTCCGACTGTGGATCATCGACGACGGGTCGCGGGACGAAACCTGGGAGGTGGTGCGGGGGCTTTGCGAAGACGACCCGCGAGTCGCCGGTGTGCGCTTTCGCCGTAACTACGGCAAGTCCGCGGCGCTGGCCGTGGGGTTCGACCGGGTGCAGGGGCGCTACGTCGCGACCATGGACGCGGACCTGCAGGACGACCCCGACGAAATTCCGGCCCTGATCGACAAGCTGGAGGAGGGGGGGCACGACCTCGTCAGCGGATGGAAGAAAGACCGCAAGGACCCGCTCCGCAAAACCCTGCCCAGCCGCTTTTTCAACTGGGTCACGCGCCTCTTCTCCGGCCTCCCCCTGCACGACTTCAACTGCGGCCTGAAGGTCTACCGCCGCCCGGTCGTGAAGAGCATCGACGTCTACGGCGAGCTGCACCGCTACATCCCGCTCCTCGCCAAGTGGGAGGGGTACGACCGCGTCGCCGAGAAGGAGGTGCAACACCACCCCCGCAAGTACGGCACCACCAAGTTCGGGGTCGAGCGTTTCATCCAAGGCTTCCTCGACCTCATCACGGTCGTCTTTCTTACCCGCTACGCCGTGCGGCCCATGCACTTCTTCGGGTCGATGGGCACCGTGGCGTTTGCGCTCGGCTTTCTGGTGAGCCTGTGGCTGTCGTTCGACAAGCTCGTGCTGGGGCACCCGATCGGGGACCGCCCGCTGTTGCTGCTCGGGGTGCTGCTCATCCTGTTCGGGTCGCAGATGTTCACCACGGGCCTGCTGGGCGAGATGATCATCCGGCCGCGCATGGAGGACCCGTCGACGTACGAGGTGGCGGAGGCGACGGGCCTCGCCGACGAGGCGGCCGACGTACTGGAGGGCTGA
- a CDS encoding hydrogen peroxide-inducible genes activator encodes MTLAQLQYLVALDTHRHFGDAAAACDVTQPTLSGQLQRLEEELGVELIDRSHQPVVPTAAGEPIVEEARAVLAARDRLATTATEVKDRVTGTLRLGMLPTLSPYLLPLLLPALDTAFPEVSLVLREWPTTEILDALRTDALDAALIATNQAGPDLHDRVLFTEPFVGYVAPSHRLADRDALAPAALSIEDLWLLSEGHCFRDQVLQVCGRAPSAPQAATQFESGSLETLVRLVRNSGGMTLLPRLATHQMPEAERSTFVVPFADPAPTRNVRLVTRRRHKQRLVDAVVSTLYDALPDTVTRR; translated from the coding sequence ATGACGCTCGCGCAGCTGCAGTATCTCGTGGCCCTCGATACGCACCGCCACTTTGGCGACGCGGCCGCGGCGTGCGACGTGACCCAACCCACCCTCAGCGGGCAACTACAGCGGCTGGAGGAGGAGTTGGGGGTGGAGCTGATCGACCGGAGCCACCAGCCGGTGGTGCCCACGGCCGCCGGCGAGCCCATCGTGGAAGAGGCCCGGGCGGTGCTCGCCGCCCGGGACCGGCTTGCAACCACCGCGACGGAGGTGAAGGACCGCGTGACGGGCACCCTTCGCCTCGGCATGCTTCCCACGCTGTCGCCCTACCTCCTTCCCCTTCTTCTGCCCGCCCTGGACACGGCATTTCCCGAGGTCTCCCTCGTGCTGCGCGAGTGGCCCACGACCGAGATTCTCGATGCCCTCCGCACCGATGCCCTCGACGCCGCCCTGATCGCCACCAATCAGGCGGGCCCGGACCTCCACGACCGTGTGCTCTTCACGGAGCCCTTCGTGGGCTACGTCGCTCCGTCCCACCGCCTCGCCGACCGCGACGCGCTGGCGCCCGCGGCCCTCTCCATCGAAGACCTGTGGCTGCTGAGCGAGGGGCACTGCTTTCGCGACCAGGTGCTCCAGGTGTGCGGCCGCGCCCCGTCCGCCCCCCAGGCCGCCACCCAGTTCGAGAGCGGCTCCCTGGAGACGCTGGTCCGTCTGGTCCGGAACAGCGGCGGGATGACGCTCCTCCCCCGGCTCGCCACGCACCAGATGCCGGAGGCGGAGCGGTCCACGTTCGTCGTTCCCTTCGCCGACCCGGCGCCCACCCGCAACGTGCGGCTCGTCACCCGGCGGCGGCACAAGCAGCGCCTCGTCGACGCCGTCGTCAGCACGCTGTACGACGCCCTCCCGGACACCGTCACGCGCCGCTGA